A region of Thioalbus denitrificans DNA encodes the following proteins:
- a CDS encoding helix-turn-helix transcriptional regulator translates to MAERILREEEVKQRTGLGRTTRWRLERVGKFPKKRSLGSRCVGWVESEVDAWILARAGANSHDNERAVGAEAGS, encoded by the coding sequence ATGGCTGAACGAATCCTGCGGGAAGAGGAGGTGAAGCAGCGCACCGGGCTCGGAAGAACGACCCGTTGGCGGCTTGAGCGAGTTGGCAAGTTCCCCAAGAAGCGAAGCCTGGGATCACGTTGCGTCGGATGGGTCGAAAGTGAGGTCGACGCATGGATATTGGCGCGAGCTGGAGCCAATTCTCATGACAATGAGCGAGCAGTCGGCGCCGAAGCGGGCAGCTGA
- a CDS encoding tape measure protein, with product MADQTIDIVVKLSAEQFRQGLRTMQSQVGGAAKAISAAGSTQGAGFTRHLNAADGAVRSLTKSVLRLGAAYLSLRTALSSVTGILRVGGEFERLRTQLDGLMGSAAGGERAFAWVREFTANTPFQLQGVTEAFVKLKAFGLDPMDGTMQALTDQAARVGGGQENLEGVIIAVGQAWAKQKLQGEEILQLVERGVPVWDLLSKATGRTTQELQKLSEGGDLGRDAIRLLIDEMGKATAGSAQAQMQTWNGLVSNMKDTWSAFLNTVAQSGALDYFKGQLRELLAATQEMARTGQLKAWAEEIGHYIIGAAEAIKAAAGALIGLKDELIAVAKLWAGYKAIGVAVEFGAWAKGAAAAAVGVGKLSAAVGVLNGLLKASVFVFAAEQLIRLGLTIKDYYSTLDGIEARKQKYLRAQEEIAASHAEHANLVRASNAELEKMTADELRDYAKRVAAARDYYRAKRDMQSRQEYDPSDPAKAPSQLAVSYAKQERLYREHLNNLQGLLRERTGMEADFSTKLSDARKAETAAIKSELAKQIKAYEDANSKIKSAQQQRKDIEKEFQEARDSIGKSEKAPEELTTLDFAGFITGARNALSDGDLEGAIAKAREAKDLVMQMQQGGNYSDLVLRGLIDQAAAVANEAAKAQEEQAKAEAGAAQQQIQQLLADAEYLKQIEIGFDAEGAQQSADDLRAQLQAKLQDNPLVLPVVTISNENAQYDKRAGDLLSGAPGRARGGLITGPGTETSDSILARLSRNEWVIQAKAVRHYGSDFMRRLNSLQLPRFATGGPVVPTLPRFAAGGAVGGGDTITLSLGGQSFSLSGEPGTAAGLRQAASWQARKSGKPV from the coding sequence ATGGCTGATCAGACTATCGACATCGTCGTCAAGCTGAGTGCAGAGCAGTTCCGCCAGGGGCTGAGAACCATGCAGTCTCAGGTCGGCGGCGCCGCCAAGGCAATCAGCGCAGCAGGCAGCACCCAAGGGGCCGGGTTCACCCGCCACCTGAACGCCGCCGACGGCGCCGTGCGGAGCCTGACGAAGTCCGTCCTTCGGCTGGGGGCCGCCTACCTGTCGCTGCGCACTGCGTTGAGCTCAGTGACCGGCATCCTGCGGGTGGGCGGCGAGTTCGAGCGGCTGCGCACTCAGCTGGACGGGCTCATGGGCTCGGCGGCGGGCGGCGAGCGCGCGTTCGCCTGGGTGCGCGAGTTCACGGCGAACACTCCCTTCCAGTTGCAGGGCGTCACCGAGGCGTTCGTCAAGCTCAAGGCGTTCGGCCTCGACCCGATGGATGGGACGATGCAGGCGCTGACGGACCAGGCCGCCCGCGTTGGCGGGGGGCAGGAGAACCTGGAAGGTGTCATCATCGCAGTCGGCCAGGCCTGGGCGAAGCAGAAACTGCAGGGCGAGGAGATCCTGCAGCTGGTCGAACGCGGGGTACCCGTCTGGGATCTCCTGTCGAAGGCCACGGGGCGCACCACCCAGGAGCTGCAGAAGCTGAGCGAAGGCGGAGATCTCGGGCGGGACGCCATCCGACTGCTCATCGATGAGATGGGCAAGGCCACCGCGGGGTCCGCCCAGGCGCAGATGCAGACCTGGAATGGTCTGGTGTCGAACATGAAGGACACTTGGTCGGCCTTCCTGAACACCGTCGCACAGAGCGGTGCGCTGGACTACTTCAAGGGTCAGCTGCGCGAGCTGTTGGCCGCCACGCAGGAGATGGCCCGGACGGGCCAGCTCAAGGCGTGGGCGGAAGAAATAGGGCATTACATCATCGGCGCTGCAGAGGCCATCAAGGCAGCCGCCGGCGCACTCATCGGGCTCAAGGATGAGCTGATCGCAGTGGCGAAGCTGTGGGCCGGGTATAAGGCCATCGGCGTAGCGGTCGAGTTCGGCGCATGGGCCAAGGGCGCCGCGGCCGCGGCGGTCGGCGTGGGCAAGCTGTCCGCCGCGGTCGGCGTACTGAACGGGCTGCTGAAGGCTAGCGTGTTTGTCTTCGCAGCCGAGCAGCTGATCCGGCTTGGCCTCACCATCAAGGATTATTACTCGACGTTGGACGGCATTGAGGCGCGGAAGCAGAAGTACCTGCGCGCCCAGGAGGAGATTGCCGCCAGCCATGCAGAGCACGCCAATCTGGTGCGGGCGAGCAACGCAGAGCTGGAGAAGATGACTGCCGATGAGCTCCGCGACTACGCCAAGCGGGTGGCTGCCGCGCGCGACTACTACCGAGCAAAACGTGACATGCAGTCACGCCAGGAATACGACCCCAGCGACCCGGCCAAGGCCCCGTCACAGCTCGCCGTTTCCTACGCCAAGCAGGAGCGACTCTACCGTGAGCACCTGAACAACCTGCAGGGACTGCTGCGCGAGCGCACCGGGATGGAAGCGGACTTCAGCACAAAGCTGTCCGACGCCCGGAAGGCCGAGACCGCCGCCATCAAGAGCGAGCTGGCGAAACAAATTAAGGCCTACGAGGACGCCAACAGCAAGATCAAGAGCGCCCAGCAGCAGAGGAAGGATATCGAAAAGGAGTTCCAAGAGGCCCGCGACAGCATCGGCAAGTCAGAAAAAGCCCCCGAAGAGCTGACCACGCTGGACTTCGCCGGATTCATCACTGGCGCGCGGAACGCCCTCTCTGATGGCGACCTGGAGGGAGCCATCGCCAAGGCGCGCGAGGCGAAGGACCTGGTGATGCAGATGCAGCAGGGCGGGAACTACTCCGACCTGGTGCTGCGCGGGCTGATTGACCAGGCCGCCGCTGTCGCGAACGAGGCGGCGAAGGCACAGGAAGAGCAAGCGAAAGCTGAGGCCGGCGCCGCCCAGCAGCAGATCCAGCAGCTGCTCGCCGATGCCGAGTACCTTAAGCAGATCGAGATCGGCTTTGATGCGGAGGGCGCGCAGCAGTCTGCCGATGACCTCCGCGCGCAACTGCAGGCCAAACTGCAGGACAACCCATTGGTGCTTCCTGTCGTGACCATCTCCAACGAGAACGCCCAGTACGATAAGCGGGCCGGCGATCTACTCTCTGGGGCACCCGGGCGGGCGCGGGGAGGGCTCATCACCGGTCCGGGCACTGAGACATCAGACTCCATCCTCGCCCGCCTGAGCCGCAACGAGTGGGTCATCCAGGCGAAGGCCGTCCGGCACTATGGCAGCGACTTCATGCGGCGCCTGAACAGCCTGCAGCTGCCGCGCTTCGCGACCGGCGGTCCGGTCGTTCCAACGTTGCCGCGATTCGCCGCCGGCGGCGCAGTCGGTGGCGGAGACACCATCACACTCTCCCTGGGCGGCCAATCCTTCAGCCTATCCGGCGAGCCCGGCACGGCCGCGGGCCTCCGCCAGGCCGCCAGCTGGCAGGCGCGTAAAAGCGGGAAGCCGGTCTAG
- a CDS encoding tyrosine-type recombinase/integrase yields MRFTDAKIAALKPQGRRYELFEGGGFGVRISTRGVKTFVLFYRHQGRLRRLSLGEYAPPTFTLADARLKAAEAKRALKEGKDPATEALERREAIRRAPTVDHLAEEYIERWAKPRKSSWREDQRMLEKDVLPTIGNLKAAEVRRRDIIMVLDLVTDRGALVVANRTAALLSRLFNFAVDRGIVDASPCVRLPTHAEHHRDRVLSDDEIITFWTGLDRADMTARTRLALKLILVTGQRPGEVCGMEEKELQGDTWIIPATRIKTRHKILSDHRVPLSDLAMEIIEAARAIAFGSAFLFPSPSLSGPMDEKSLSRAIRRNLPGGERTRTFEEGGAEREPALNMAHFTPHDLRRTCRTKLAELGVSDIVAERILNHALQGMARVYNHHTYEAEKVAALVAWANRLNKLTRRSVGLNVVALCK; encoded by the coding sequence ATGCGGTTCACCGACGCAAAGATCGCCGCGCTCAAGCCCCAAGGGCGCCGCTATGAGCTGTTTGAGGGAGGGGGGTTTGGTGTTCGCATCTCAACCCGCGGTGTAAAGACGTTCGTCCTTTTCTACCGCCACCAGGGGCGGCTCCGCCGGCTCAGCCTCGGTGAGTATGCGCCACCAACCTTCACGCTTGCCGATGCCCGCCTGAAGGCTGCAGAAGCGAAGCGCGCCTTGAAGGAGGGGAAAGACCCGGCCACAGAGGCCCTGGAGCGCCGCGAAGCCATTCGCAGGGCGCCGACCGTGGACCACTTGGCCGAGGAGTACATTGAGCGCTGGGCCAAACCCCGAAAATCCTCCTGGCGCGAAGACCAACGCATGCTGGAGAAAGATGTACTGCCGACCATTGGGAATCTGAAAGCTGCGGAGGTGCGCAGGAGGGATATAATCATGGTGCTCGACCTGGTCACAGATAGAGGTGCCCTTGTGGTAGCCAACCGTACCGCCGCCCTACTGAGCAGGTTGTTCAACTTTGCCGTTGACCGGGGAATTGTCGACGCCTCGCCATGTGTACGCCTGCCAACCCATGCCGAGCACCACAGGGACCGAGTTCTATCCGACGATGAGATAATAACCTTCTGGACTGGTCTCGACCGCGCCGACATGACTGCGCGCACGCGGCTCGCCCTTAAGCTGATCCTGGTGACCGGTCAGCGCCCTGGCGAAGTCTGCGGCATGGAGGAGAAAGAGCTGCAAGGCGACACCTGGATCATCCCCGCCACCAGAATCAAGACTCGCCACAAGATTCTCTCTGACCACCGCGTACCTCTCTCCGATCTCGCCATGGAGATAATCGAGGCTGCCCGGGCAATAGCGTTCGGAAGTGCCTTTCTCTTCCCTTCTCCATCCCTCTCTGGTCCGATGGATGAGAAGTCGCTCAGCCGAGCCATCCGACGGAACCTCCCTGGCGGGGAGCGGACTCGAACTTTCGAGGAAGGTGGCGCCGAGCGCGAGCCCGCACTGAACATGGCACATTTCACACCGCACGACTTGCGCCGTACGTGCAGAACCAAGCTCGCAGAGCTGGGGGTTTCTGACATCGTTGCTGAGCGCATCCTTAACCATGCGCTCCAGGGCATGGCGAGAGTCTACAACCACCACACCTATGAAGCGGAGAAGGTTGCGGCGCTTGTCGCCTGGGCCAACCGGCTGAACAAACTCACCAGGAGATCGGTCGGTTTAAACGTTGTCGCCCTCTGCAAGTAA
- the ihfA gene encoding integration host factor subunit alpha, whose protein sequence is MALTKADLAEKLFEELGLNKREAKEMVESFFEEIRTALEAGEQVKLSGFGNFDLRSKNERPGRNPKTGEEIPISARRVVTFRPGQKLKARVEAYAGNEQ, encoded by the coding sequence ATGGCGCTGACGAAAGCCGATCTGGCTGAAAAGCTGTTCGAGGAACTGGGACTCAACAAACGTGAAGCCAAGGAGATGGTGGAAAGCTTTTTCGAGGAGATCCGCACCGCCCTGGAGGCAGGCGAACAGGTGAAGCTCTCGGGCTTCGGCAATTTCGACCTGCGCAGCAAGAACGAGCGCCCCGGGCGCAATCCCAAGACCGGCGAGGAGATCCCCATCAGCGCCCGTCGGGTCGTGACTTTCCGGCCTGGCCAGAAACTGAAGGCGAGGGTCGAGGCCTATGCTGGAAACGAGCAATAA
- a CDS encoding MerR family transcriptional regulator, translated as MLETSNNNELPVLPGKRYFTIGEVSELCGVKPHVLRYWEQEFPQLKPVKRRGNRRYYQRQDVLMIRQIRSLLYEQGYTIGGARQRLSGEEAREEASQVKQLIRQLSTELEEVLEGLRR; from the coding sequence ATGCTGGAAACGAGCAATAACAACGAGCTGCCTGTCCTTCCGGGCAAGCGCTACTTCACCATCGGTGAAGTGAGCGAGCTGTGCGGCGTCAAGCCGCACGTGCTCCGCTACTGGGAGCAGGAGTTCCCGCAGCTGAAGCCGGTGAAGCGCCGGGGCAACCGGCGCTACTACCAGCGCCAGGATGTGCTCATGATTCGCCAGATCCGCAGCCTGCTCTACGAGCAGGGCTACACCATCGGCGGCGCCCGCCAGCGACTCTCGGGAGAGGAGGCGCGGGAAGAGGCTTCCCAGGTGAAGCAGCTGATCCGGCAGTTGAGCACGGAACTGGAAGAGGTGCTCGAGGGGTTGCGCCGCTGA
- the pheT gene encoding phenylalanine--tRNA ligase subunit beta produces the protein MRLSEQWLREWVNPPVATPALAEQLTMAGLEVDAVEPAAPAFSGVVVGEVLEVRPHPNADKLRVCQVDVGGEAPVGIVCGAPNVRTGMRAPTAVVGAELPGGFRIKKAKLRGEPSAGMLCSAAELGLNEDASGLWDLPADAPVGKDLRAWLGLDDHCIEVDLTPNRGDCLSVAGVAREVGVLNRVPVTPPALEPVAATCPDTFPVAIEAGSQCPRYTGRVIRNIRTGVSSPLWLQERLRRSGLRSISPVVDVTNYVLLELGQPMHAFDLDRLRGGIVVRMARPGEPITLLDGQALELEPETLVIADGDHAQAIAGVMGGEGSGVEAETVNVFLESAYFEPVATAGRARRYGLHTDSSHRFERGVDPQLQARALERATRLLLDIVGGEPGPVVEVRDDAHLPAGCEVSLRRERITRVLGTTIADAEVSDTLERLGMRVGAAAAGWTVKVPTYRFDVEREVDLIEEIGRIHGYARLPVRRPTGELLMPELPETRIELERMQGELTARGYQEAVTYSFVDPKLQAVLDPGREPLALANPISADLAVMRTSLWPGLIQALRYNQNRQEPMVRLFETGLRFVPVDGELKQERMIGGVAAGLSAPEQWSLPRRKVDFFDLKADVEALLALTGEPEAFRYVRSTHPALHPGQAAEILRGDEVVGQVGLLHPAVERDLDLDGPVYLFELRLAVLERARLPAFRELSRFPAVRRDLALVLDETVSAEQLVACIRAAAGESQEEVRIFDVYRGEGIDPGRKSLAISLTFRDPSRTLNEAEINEALKRVVNALQTELNASLRE, from the coding sequence ATGAGACTCAGCGAACAGTGGTTGCGTGAATGGGTCAACCCGCCGGTGGCCACGCCGGCCCTGGCCGAGCAGCTCACCATGGCCGGCCTCGAGGTGGATGCCGTGGAGCCCGCCGCGCCCGCCTTCAGCGGCGTGGTGGTGGGCGAGGTGCTGGAGGTGAGGCCCCACCCCAACGCCGACAAGCTGCGGGTGTGCCAGGTGGACGTCGGCGGCGAGGCGCCGGTCGGAATCGTCTGCGGCGCCCCCAACGTGCGGACCGGCATGCGCGCTCCCACCGCCGTGGTGGGGGCGGAGCTGCCCGGCGGCTTCCGGATCAAGAAGGCCAAGCTGCGCGGCGAGCCCTCCGCCGGAATGCTCTGCTCAGCGGCCGAGCTGGGGCTGAACGAGGACGCCAGCGGTCTCTGGGACCTGCCCGCAGACGCCCCCGTGGGCAAGGATCTGCGCGCCTGGCTGGGACTCGACGATCACTGCATCGAGGTGGACCTCACCCCCAACCGCGGCGACTGCCTGAGCGTGGCCGGCGTGGCGCGCGAAGTGGGCGTACTCAATCGCGTGCCGGTGACGCCGCCGGCCCTGGAGCCGGTGGCGGCGACCTGCCCCGACACCTTCCCGGTCGCGATCGAGGCGGGGAGCCAGTGCCCGCGCTACACCGGGCGGGTCATCCGCAACATCCGCACCGGCGTGAGCTCGCCGCTGTGGCTGCAGGAGCGGTTGCGGCGCAGCGGGTTGCGCAGCATCAGCCCGGTGGTGGACGTGACCAACTACGTGCTGCTGGAGCTGGGCCAGCCCATGCACGCCTTCGACCTCGACCGCCTGCGGGGCGGCATCGTGGTGCGCATGGCGCGCCCCGGCGAGCCCATCACGCTGCTCGACGGCCAGGCGCTGGAGCTGGAACCGGAGACCCTGGTGATCGCCGACGGCGACCATGCCCAGGCCATCGCCGGGGTCATGGGCGGCGAGGGTTCGGGCGTGGAGGCGGAGACGGTGAACGTCTTCCTCGAGAGCGCCTACTTCGAGCCGGTGGCCACGGCCGGACGCGCCCGCCGCTACGGCCTGCACACCGACTCCTCCCACCGCTTCGAGCGGGGGGTGGATCCGCAGCTGCAGGCCCGGGCGCTGGAGCGCGCCACCCGGCTGCTGCTGGATATCGTCGGCGGTGAGCCCGGGCCGGTTGTCGAGGTGCGGGACGACGCCCACCTGCCCGCCGGGTGCGAGGTGAGCCTGCGCCGGGAGCGCATCACCCGGGTCCTCGGCACCACCATAGCCGACGCGGAGGTGAGTGACACCCTGGAGCGGCTGGGCATGCGGGTGGGCGCCGCCGCCGCCGGCTGGACGGTCAAGGTCCCCACCTACCGTTTCGACGTGGAACGGGAAGTGGACCTGATCGAGGAGATCGGCCGCATCCACGGCTATGCCCGCCTGCCCGTGCGCCGGCCCACCGGCGAGCTGCTGATGCCCGAGCTGCCGGAGACGCGTATCGAGCTGGAGCGCATGCAGGGCGAGCTGACCGCCCGCGGTTACCAGGAGGCGGTGACCTACAGCTTCGTCGACCCGAAGCTGCAGGCGGTGCTGGATCCGGGACGGGAGCCCCTGGCGCTGGCCAATCCCATCTCCGCGGACCTGGCGGTCATGCGCACCAGCCTGTGGCCGGGTCTCATACAGGCGCTGCGCTACAACCAGAACCGCCAGGAACCGATGGTGCGCCTGTTCGAGACCGGGCTGCGGTTCGTGCCCGTGGACGGCGAGCTGAAGCAGGAGCGCATGATCGGCGGCGTGGCGGCCGGGCTTTCCGCCCCGGAGCAGTGGAGCCTGCCGCGGCGCAAGGTGGACTTCTTCGACCTCAAGGCCGACGTGGAGGCGCTGCTGGCCCTGACCGGCGAGCCGGAGGCCTTCCGCTACGTGCGCTCGACCCATCCGGCCCTGCATCCGGGACAGGCGGCCGAGATCCTGCGCGGTGACGAGGTGGTGGGGCAGGTGGGTCTGCTGCACCCCGCCGTGGAGCGCGACCTCGACCTGGATGGCCCGGTCTACCTGTTCGAGCTGCGCCTGGCGGTGCTGGAGCGGGCGCGGCTGCCCGCCTTCCGCGAACTCTCGCGCTTCCCCGCCGTGCGTCGCGACCTGGCCCTGGTGCTGGACGAAACGGTTTCCGCGGAGCAACTGGTCGCCTGTATTCGGGCGGCTGCGGGGGAATCTCAGGAAGAGGTGAGGATTTTTGACGTTTATCGTGGCGAAGGCATTGATCCCGGTAGAAAAAGTCTGGCCATCAGCTTGACCTTCCGGGATCCTTCGCGCACTCTTAATGAAGCTGAAATCAACGAAGCCCTGAAAAGGGTGGTCAATGCGTTGCAGACCGAACTTAATGCATCGCTTAGGGAGTGA
- a CDS encoding DUF927 domain-containing protein, with the protein MSTTAPGVIEIPVDAREAACIRWSNIQIPNGYQLTEDGVYLNETTGKGESAPKLLSGPIWVTARTRDYRNKEWGLVVHWFDIDGMEHERAIPARRLHEPRSSLPQELAGEGLHIVPGRERLLITYLGSYSPEIRISSVSRIGWMDGQVELPAYVLPTKVVALGGATTVLFQPERHSPSSLSLHDKGSLEQWRRFVATPCRGNPLLIFSLCAAFAGPLLKWAGLDSCGFHLYGNSSKGKTTALQVAASVWGCGADPATSDLTHIRRWHTTANALEGLAAGHNDGLLVLDEMGSVDSADFGRVIYDLAGGQGKARMNKDAELREARFWRIVFLSSGEISVREKIEEGRRPARAGQLNRFLDIPILDQVVMETNNKTPEVFVNELKRACARFYGTAGIAFLDRLIGCQPDIQSLQHAIRDALDRWTQQLTDGLDLDTPQRRSIQRLAVVALGGSLAVEFKVLPFTVLDVQHAVQRARDAWLGDDGNLSEAQRGAIALREFLLAQRARFLDALADHSNNGGNVRDVAGYYNAQQGVFLLTDSALREACRGFSTREVLSELARLRMLYLNNGEGRFKSRHTIQGIGRIQLFGVRRELLEHHPEDGKSSGFQK; encoded by the coding sequence ATGAGCACCACAGCGCCTGGTGTCATAGAGATACCCGTCGATGCTCGGGAGGCAGCCTGCATCAGATGGTCAAACATCCAGATCCCGAACGGCTACCAGCTCACAGAAGACGGCGTGTACCTGAATGAAACGACCGGAAAAGGCGAATCAGCCCCAAAGCTCCTGTCTGGTCCCATCTGGGTGACGGCGCGGACCCGTGACTACCGAAACAAGGAGTGGGGGCTTGTTGTTCACTGGTTCGACATCGATGGGATGGAGCACGAACGGGCGATCCCGGCCCGGCGTCTCCATGAGCCACGTTCAAGTCTTCCTCAGGAACTGGCCGGTGAAGGTCTCCACATCGTCCCTGGGCGCGAGAGGCTGCTTATAACCTACCTCGGCAGCTACAGCCCGGAGATACGCATCAGCAGCGTCTCCCGAATTGGCTGGATGGATGGACAGGTTGAACTGCCTGCCTACGTCCTGCCCACCAAGGTCGTGGCGCTTGGCGGTGCGACAACTGTCCTGTTCCAGCCGGAAAGACACAGCCCAAGCAGCTTATCCCTCCACGATAAGGGCTCGCTCGAACAGTGGCGACGGTTCGTGGCCACCCCATGCCGGGGAAATCCGCTCTTGATATTCAGCCTCTGCGCGGCATTTGCCGGCCCACTGTTGAAGTGGGCCGGGCTCGACAGCTGCGGCTTCCATCTCTATGGCAACAGCTCGAAAGGCAAGACCACCGCGCTGCAGGTGGCGGCCAGTGTGTGGGGGTGTGGCGCGGACCCAGCCACATCTGACCTGACCCACATCAGGCGATGGCACACAACAGCGAATGCGCTTGAAGGCCTGGCCGCCGGCCACAACGATGGATTGCTGGTTCTCGACGAGATGGGCTCGGTGGACTCTGCTGACTTCGGCCGTGTGATCTACGACCTGGCCGGCGGCCAGGGGAAGGCCCGAATGAACAAGGATGCCGAACTGCGGGAGGCGCGATTCTGGAGGATCGTGTTCCTTTCGTCCGGCGAGATCAGTGTCAGGGAGAAAATTGAGGAGGGGCGCCGCCCGGCGCGGGCTGGGCAATTGAACAGGTTCCTGGATATCCCGATCCTGGACCAGGTTGTGATGGAGACCAACAACAAAACCCCTGAGGTCTTTGTGAACGAGCTGAAGCGAGCATGCGCCCGCTTCTACGGTACCGCGGGGATCGCGTTCCTCGATCGGCTTATCGGTTGCCAGCCTGACATCCAGTCCCTGCAGCATGCCATCCGTGATGCACTAGATCGTTGGACCCAGCAGCTCACCGATGGTCTCGACCTGGACACGCCCCAGCGCCGTTCCATTCAACGGTTGGCTGTGGTCGCCCTTGGAGGGTCGCTTGCCGTGGAGTTCAAGGTTCTGCCCTTCACTGTTCTCGACGTGCAGCATGCCGTACAGCGAGCCCGCGACGCTTGGCTGGGAGATGATGGAAACCTTTCCGAGGCCCAACGAGGCGCCATCGCACTTCGGGAGTTCCTCCTGGCCCAGCGAGCCAGATTCCTCGATGCACTCGCCGATCATTCCAACAATGGAGGAAATGTCCGCGACGTTGCCGGCTATTACAACGCCCAGCAAGGGGTGTTTCTGCTTACCGATAGCGCCCTGAGAGAGGCATGCCGCGGCTTCTCCACCCGTGAAGTCCTGTCAGAACTGGCCCGGCTCAGAATGCTCTACCTCAACAACGGCGAAGGGCGGTTCAAGAGCCGGCACACGATCCAGGGCATCGGCAGAATCCAGCTTTTCGGGGTGCGCCGGGAGCTCCTCGAGCACCACCCGGAGGACGGCAAGAGCAGTGGTTTCCAGAAATAG
- a CDS encoding tyrosine-type recombinase/integrase — protein sequence MESSEELIEAFLAHKELVQGRTPGTIRAYGLRLRRLAAFLAARGIPFTAATLEDLQAFAGVHLHQLGVTPRSRGVSVAAIREFYRFLHGRRLVGANPATHLEPPRVGTSLPYAMGRAHVEALFQTCDLGTFLGVRDAAIIAMLAGCGFRVSGLVSLNEESLEVEVERDGREIIFARVLEKGKHERIVPVPASAWLLLRAYLGHPELDRIDRTLPSGRRVLFVSTRNRSVPEHDYYGEARRLRTGAVREMLVKRGEEAGIPREYLHPHAMRHLFGVELAEGDVDLDLRAALLGHRRSDTTRLYDRMSRRRLRDAVLKAGPLASIRTPVDGLVEELRRRHTESLAR from the coding sequence ATGGAGTCCAGTGAAGAATTGATCGAGGCCTTCCTGGCCCATAAGGAGCTGGTACAGGGGCGCACACCTGGAACCATCCGGGCTTATGGCCTTCGCCTGCGGCGCCTAGCCGCTTTCCTGGCCGCCCGTGGAATCCCGTTTACTGCTGCGACACTCGAGGACCTGCAGGCGTTTGCCGGGGTCCACCTGCACCAGCTCGGCGTAACGCCGAGAAGCAGGGGCGTGTCTGTGGCCGCAATTCGAGAATTCTATCGATTCCTGCATGGCCGCCGCCTGGTCGGAGCGAACCCAGCCACCCATCTCGAACCGCCGCGAGTCGGGACCTCGTTGCCATATGCCATGGGCCGAGCCCACGTAGAAGCTCTTTTCCAAACGTGCGACCTCGGAACATTTCTCGGAGTGCGTGATGCAGCGATCATTGCGATGCTGGCCGGTTGCGGTTTTCGCGTCAGCGGACTGGTCAGTCTCAACGAGGAATCGCTCGAGGTGGAGGTGGAAAGGGACGGCCGCGAAATCATCTTTGCGCGCGTACTGGAGAAAGGAAAGCATGAGCGGATCGTTCCCGTTCCAGCGTCAGCCTGGTTACTGCTGCGGGCCTATCTTGGGCACCCGGAGCTGGACAGGATCGACCGGACGCTACCAAGCGGCCGGCGGGTTCTGTTCGTCAGCACCAGGAACCGCTCCGTTCCAGAGCATGATTACTACGGCGAGGCCAGACGGCTACGGACCGGGGCCGTTCGAGAGATGCTTGTGAAACGTGGAGAGGAAGCGGGTATCCCCCGCGAGTACCTGCACCCACACGCCATGCGTCACCTTTTCGGGGTGGAGCTGGCGGAGGGCGATGTCGACCTAGACTTACGCGCGGCACTGCTAGGGCATCGCAGGTCCGACACCACCCGTCTCTATGACCGGATGAGCCGTCGACGCCTCCGCGATGCAGTCCTAAAGGCGGGGCCTCTCGCTAGTATCCGTACCCCGGTCGACGGGCTGGTAGAGGAGCTCAGGCGCCGACATACAGAGTCCCTTGCCCGTTAA
- a CDS encoding tyrosine-type recombinase/integrase: MCAAKDKSRVREPSKAGKYGNRGAGRRPNLEIRPREHLTPDEVERLMAAARRQGRHGHRDATMVLIAYRHGMRAGELVTLRWDQVDLKGGLLHVSRLKGGTPSTHPVRGPELRALRRLQRDYPHTPYVFTTERGGPLTDSGFRKIVSRAGEAAGLGFPAHPHQLRHACGYKLAADGHDTRAIQAYLGHRNIMHTTRYTELAPDRFKSFWRD, translated from the coding sequence ATGTGCGCTGCGAAGGACAAGAGCCGGGTGCGCGAACCATCGAAAGCGGGAAAGTATGGCAACCGCGGTGCAGGGCGACGCCCGAACCTGGAGATTCGCCCCCGTGAGCACCTGACCCCCGACGAGGTTGAGCGACTGATGGCCGCCGCCAGAAGGCAGGGGCGCCACGGACACAGGGATGCCACCATGGTGTTGATTGCTTACCGACACGGTATGCGTGCCGGCGAGTTGGTCACCTTGCGCTGGGACCAGGTCGACCTGAAGGGTGGGCTGCTGCACGTCTCACGCCTCAAGGGTGGAACCCCATCGACGCACCCCGTCAGAGGCCCGGAGCTGCGTGCGCTGCGGCGCCTACAGCGTGACTATCCCCATACCCCCTACGTATTCACCACGGAGCGTGGCGGCCCCCTGACGGACTCGGGCTTCAGGAAGATCGTGTCCAGAGCAGGGGAGGCGGCCGGGTTGGGGTTCCCCGCCCATCCGCACCAATTGCGCCACGCCTGCGGTTACAAATTAGCGGCCGACGGGCACGATACCCGTGCGATTCAGGCGTACCTGGGGCACAGGAACATCATGCACACCACCCGATACACCGAACTCGCGCCCGACAGGTTTAAGAGCTTCTGGAGAGACTGA